A single window of Leptospira wolffii serovar Khorat str. Khorat-H2 DNA harbors:
- a CDS encoding NUDIX hydrolase, with protein sequence MRLDLNRLKQELPLKPEGDPNLPVDVAHSSVIIPVYETTGQDGFLLQKRNPNLIAHPGQIAFPGGVKDPEDSTLLDTALREWTEEMGASARDLEVIGNYKGQLTHTGYHITPFLAKYSGDFKFDYNPEEVDRVIRLELDRLWEAPFYSIKGKRSPDGPLLEVFYFDIEEGLLWGATARIIVDFLREHGSFHKEPILRTPNLGGPPFLDVKKP encoded by the coding sequence ATTAGACTCGACCTAAATCGACTGAAGCAAGAACTCCCTCTGAAGCCGGAGGGAGATCCGAATCTGCCCGTAGACGTGGCGCATTCTTCCGTCATCATACCCGTGTATGAAACGACCGGCCAGGACGGTTTCCTATTACAAAAACGAAATCCGAATTTGATCGCTCATCCCGGCCAAATCGCCTTTCCGGGAGGAGTCAAGGATCCGGAAGATTCCACACTATTAGATACCGCCTTACGCGAATGGACCGAAGAAATGGGCGCTTCCGCTCGAGATCTGGAAGTCATCGGAAATTACAAGGGCCAACTTACTCACACAGGATATCATATCACTCCCTTCTTGGCCAAATATTCGGGAGATTTCAAATTCGATTATAATCCGGAAGAAGTGGATCGAGTCATTCGACTAGAATTGGACAGACTCTGGGAGGCTCCCTTTTATTCCATAAAGGGGAAAAGGAGCCCGGACGGTCCTCTCTTGGAAGTGTTTTACTTCGACATAGAAGAAGGTCTCCTCTGGGGAGCCACAGCTAGAATCATTGTGGATTTTCTAAGAGAGCATGGATCCTTTCATAAGGAACCGATTCTGAGGACTCCTAATCTAGGTGGCCCTCCCTTTCTAGACGTCAAAAAACCGTAA
- a CDS encoding LIMLP_16695 family PerRB-regulated protein encodes MSKFKDLFNSNIRTSYLKESWKEEDWYESLAERPGIETKIPYFKKNESVSSKVAVLAR; translated from the coding sequence ATGAGCAAATTCAAGGACTTATTCAATTCCAATATCCGCACCAGCTACCTGAAGGAAAGCTGGAAGGAAGAAGATTGGTACGAATCCCTAGCCGAACGCCCCGGCATCGAAACCAAGATCCCCTATTTTAAGAAAAACGAATCCGTTTCCTCTAAAGTAGCGGTTCTGGCAAGATGA